The following are encoded in a window of Methylicorpusculum oleiharenae genomic DNA:
- a CDS encoding tyrosine-type recombinase/integrase has product MATIETRTNDTGEKSYRVKVRLKGFPPQAATFERLTDARKWAASTESAIRENRHFKTAESKKHTFSEMVNRYVKDVLPGKPKQAVKQKQQLEWWAEKMGVYVLADITPALIVQYRDELASGETYRGTQRSGATVVRYMAALSHAFTIAVNEWGWLDDNPMRKVKKPKESRGRVRYLDDAERERFLAACKESSSKELYLCVILALSTGMRQAELMGLKWQDVNLKDGFIILHETKNGERRRVPLSGHGLELLKQHAKVRRLDTDLLFPGTIHANKPVSLRRPFENALQAAEITNFHWHDLRHCTASYLAMSGASLAEISEILGHKTLSMVKRYAHLSDGHVSSVVSRMNDKIFGGA; this is encoded by the coding sequence ATGGCAACTATCGAAACCCGCACCAATGACACCGGGGAAAAAAGCTATCGCGTAAAAGTCCGGTTAAAAGGCTTTCCACCACAAGCCGCAACTTTCGAACGCTTAACTGATGCCCGCAAATGGGCCGCTTCGACTGAATCAGCAATTCGCGAGAATCGACACTTCAAAACCGCCGAAAGCAAAAAGCATACATTTTCCGAAATGGTGAACCGATACGTTAAGGATGTTTTACCCGGCAAACCTAAGCAAGCCGTCAAACAAAAGCAGCAGCTTGAATGGTGGGCCGAAAAAATGGGCGTTTATGTCCTGGCTGATATAACCCCGGCTTTAATTGTTCAATACCGCGACGAATTAGCCAGCGGCGAAACCTACCGAGGAACACAACGAAGCGGGGCCACTGTGGTTCGATACATGGCAGCGCTAAGCCACGCCTTCACAATTGCCGTTAATGAATGGGGTTGGCTTGATGATAACCCCATGCGGAAAGTTAAAAAGCCTAAAGAGTCACGCGGGCGGGTTAGATACCTGGATGATGCCGAGCGTGAACGCTTTTTAGCCGCTTGCAAAGAATCTAGCAGCAAAGAACTTTATTTGTGTGTAATTTTGGCGCTTAGCACTGGAATGAGACAGGCTGAACTAATGGGCCTGAAATGGCAGGACGTGAACTTAAAAGACGGTTTTATTATCCTTCATGAAACCAAGAACGGCGAACGGCGGCGCGTTCCACTTTCCGGCCATGGCCTTGAATTGCTGAAACAACACGCCAAAGTTAGGCGGCTTGATACTGATTTACTATTTCCTGGAACCATTCACGCAAATAAGCCGGTAAGCCTTAGACGGCCATTCGAGAACGCCCTACAAGCGGCAGAAATAACCAATTTTCATTGGCATGACTTAAGGCATTGCACCGCGTCTTATTTAGCCATGAGCGGCGCGTCACTGGCTGAAATATCCGAGATTTTAGGGCACAAAACCTTATCCATGGTTAAGCGTTACGCCCACCTATCAGACGGTCATGTTTCGAGCGTAGTTAGTCGAATGAACGATAAGATATTCGGGGGCGCTTGA
- a CDS encoding fatty acid cis/trans isomerase: MMKYLIPLVLLIISGCASVLYKTTDYAALYGPSAPKTRLITPNERLASSVSFSKDVKPILDSRCVVCHGCYDAPCQLKLGSIDGIDRGASKQVVYDFARLKAADPTRLFVDAQDTAAWRKKGFHSVLNERNDSKDANLDNSVLAKLIQLKRLNPQPVAGKLSNDYDLGFDHSLECPNMDEFTQYQHQHPNWGMPYAMPGLSLKEENIILRWLEQGAKVEPLEPLSNQAINAVKKWENYFNGSSLKQKLVFRYLYEHLFIGHIHFKGHPDNEFFQWVRSKTPSGQPIVEINTIRPYDNPGPDPFYYRLKRVTETIVDKNHFVYELSHDKMKRYEALFFTTPFEVTDLPDYKAEIAANPFRAFHQIPLTARYKFLLDDAYYFVSGFIKGPVCRGEAATGSIRDHFWVVFNQPGQMDPEKVSKALAENNQILGLPGEESDGIGLFGWSKYDEFGKQYLYRKNEFYEQVLPGSQGFGLNNIWDGEGQNTNAALTVFRHFDSATVTKGLVGDTPHTGWVVDYPILERLHYLLVAGYNVYGTAGHQLASRTYMDILRQDAENNFLRFMPAMQRQVIYDSWYMGSKGMLTADPLFNIDHETTVQYQTTDYKKEFFDQVRLRLGNAAGLADTINRCEQADCVRTGVNAVQRSVDSQLRQLARLKGLELSALPEMSLLRVKTGEPQGDLVYTLIVNRAYSSLSRILFQDSRRVPEYDTLTVVSGFIGSYPNFFFSVDKNRLGEFIQMTRTTRTEADREKFYSDMGIRRTNSAIWPYSDWFNREHRKERGLEAGLLDMNRYHNL; this comes from the coding sequence ATGATGAAGTATTTGATTCCGCTTGTATTACTTATTATTTCCGGTTGTGCATCGGTTCTTTATAAAACCACCGATTATGCTGCCTTATATGGCCCTTCAGCGCCGAAAACAAGATTGATTACCCCAAATGAGCGGCTTGCTTCAAGCGTCTCTTTTTCCAAAGACGTCAAACCCATACTCGATTCCCGTTGTGTCGTTTGCCACGGCTGTTACGATGCACCTTGCCAGTTAAAGCTGGGATCAATCGACGGCATCGACAGAGGTGCAAGCAAACAAGTTGTTTACGATTTTGCCCGGCTTAAAGCGGCTGATCCAACTCGTTTATTTGTTGATGCTCAAGATACTGCCGCCTGGAGGAAAAAAGGTTTTCACTCGGTATTAAATGAGCGCAATGATTCAAAAGACGCCAATCTGGACAATTCTGTTCTGGCTAAGTTAATTCAGTTGAAACGCCTTAATCCCCAGCCTGTAGCAGGAAAATTGAGTAATGATTATGATCTGGGATTTGATCATTCACTGGAATGCCCAAACATGGATGAATTTACCCAATACCAGCATCAGCATCCAAATTGGGGAATGCCTTACGCCATGCCCGGTCTGTCTCTGAAAGAGGAGAACATCATTTTGCGATGGTTAGAACAAGGGGCAAAAGTGGAACCTCTGGAACCCTTGTCCAATCAGGCGATTAATGCTGTAAAAAAATGGGAAAATTATTTCAACGGCTCCAGCCTGAAACAGAAGCTTGTTTTTCGTTACCTGTATGAACATTTGTTTATTGGACACATTCATTTTAAGGGCCATCCTGATAATGAGTTTTTCCAATGGGTGCGTTCTAAAACGCCTTCAGGGCAACCTATCGTGGAAATTAACACTATCCGGCCCTATGACAATCCTGGGCCGGATCCTTTTTACTATCGCTTGAAGCGTGTGACTGAGACGATTGTAGACAAAAACCATTTTGTCTATGAGTTAAGCCATGACAAGATGAAGCGTTATGAGGCGCTGTTTTTCACTACCCCTTTTGAAGTCACCGATTTACCGGACTATAAAGCAGAGATAGCGGCAAACCCGTTTAGAGCATTCCATCAGATACCTCTGACAGCACGATATAAATTTCTGCTGGATGATGCTTATTATTTTGTGTCGGGATTTATCAAAGGGCCTGTATGCCGCGGTGAAGCGGCAACAGGCAGTATCCGTGATCACTTTTGGGTTGTTTTTAATCAGCCGGGCCAGATGGATCCGGAAAAAGTCAGCAAGGCTTTAGCTGAAAATAATCAGATATTGGGTTTGCCTGGGGAAGAATCCGATGGGATTGGTTTGTTCGGATGGAGCAAATATGACGAATTCGGCAAGCAATATCTGTATAGAAAAAATGAATTTTATGAACAGGTTCTTCCTGGCAGCCAGGGTTTTGGTTTAAATAACATATGGGACGGTGAGGGTCAAAATACGAATGCGGCGCTCACCGTTTTCAGACATTTCGATAGCGCAACGGTAACCAAAGGTCTGGTTGGCGATACGCCGCATACCGGATGGGTGGTCGATTACCCGATACTTGAACGTCTGCATTACTTATTGGTGGCTGGTTATAATGTTTATGGTACGGCGGGCCATCAATTAGCCAGCAGAACCTATATGGATATCCTGCGTCAGGATGCCGAAAATAATTTTTTGCGGTTTATGCCGGCCATGCAAAGACAGGTTATATATGACAGCTGGTATATGGGTTCAAAAGGAATGCTGACCGCTGATCCTTTGTTCAATATTGACCATGAAACCACAGTCCAATACCAAACTACTGATTATAAAAAAGAATTTTTTGATCAGGTCCGGTTGAGATTAGGCAATGCAGCCGGTTTGGCCGATACTATCAACCGGTGCGAGCAAGCCGATTGCGTCAGGACAGGTGTTAATGCTGTTCAGCGCTCCGTCGATAGCCAACTGCGTCAACTGGCAAGATTGAAAGGTCTTGAGTTAAGTGCTTTGCCGGAAATGTCTTTGCTGCGAGTAAAAACTGGCGAACCGCAGGGGGATCTGGTATATACACTGATTGTCAACAGGGCCTATAGCAGTCTATCAAGAATTCTCTTTCAGGATTCCCGCCGTGTTCCGGAATACGACACATTAACAGTGGTTTCCGGCTTTATCGGCAGTTATCCCAATTTTTTCTTTAGTGTCGATAAAAACCGGCTCGGCGAATTTATTCAGATGACACGAACGACCAGAACTGAGGCTGACCGGGAAAAATTCTACAGTGACATGGGAATACGAAGGACTAACTCCGCTATCTGGCCCTATTCAGACTGGTTTAATCGTGAGCATCGAAAAGAAAGAGGATTGGAAGCCGGGCTTCTGGATATGAATCGCTATCACAATTTGTAA
- a CDS encoding mechanosensitive ion channel domain-containing protein — protein sequence MNNLNSNKLRADPRNAIQTGLTSRVSVRLVVVVCLTLLIPYAWGAGDSAVRKGVDATGDERIASIKSRLAQIQSHLSTLAADGLAAPPEADGDEWSEYKRLLNLIANTYETHLDALNKLNAVRIARQDFNQQASAWLGFPDPGPYSVDFVDDLWKQLRAKEREIEAVRIEQAMYASLLESRRLALRSSEQALRKAQEQLEAALPAAADRLRWYRDLSALRNQFDQARVASIDTERELRDEMLSLRSGQNELLLRQVRTASLVSPLSEQDRDAKLAVLTQLQFELDKETQQAIESDRMLQKQWHQTSERIREAEAFSSALLPEVAEQQKHNIERLKSALSTQVIEAEASSSTLKVMRLLGRIVVARRHLWETRYRIENDSDPKTLEDALDEINKGHDQLILWQQFFLSSFNKTRSLLDNQEKKLADWKPEYGDRELAERERLAYSLQESVLRRIAGEVDELDAMLRSLKQSVQLRYEGITLSERLNELYINVGGLVGNLWDFELFTVADKIVAEGREIVSQRSVTVGKIVRMLLILGIGLWLVARIADCGNQLMLKYLPGRESGILLSLRLFTLFAVIAIVVYALVRVHIPLTVFTFFGGALAIGIGFGAQNIINNFISGLILLVERPIKLGDIVDVEGVRGTITHIGSRCCQVHCFDGIDMLIPNSSFLEKSVTNWTLSDQSIRCSITVGIAYGSSVREALLLVGQAAGEHGLVLKSPAPEVYLEEFGNDALNLTLDFWVGNLKQINRRRVMSDIRHRIVKLFNERGIEIAFPQRDIHLDSSKPFKVELVKSENETPSKLKCTIDRTEA from the coding sequence ATGAATAATCTTAATTCGAACAAATTGCGAGCGGATCCGAGAAATGCGATTCAAACAGGATTGACTTCTCGGGTGTCGGTGCGTTTGGTTGTCGTTGTTTGTTTGACTTTGCTGATTCCTTATGCTTGGGGTGCAGGTGATTCGGCGGTGCGCAAGGGTGTGGATGCGACCGGCGACGAACGCATAGCCTCAATCAAGTCAAGGCTTGCACAAATACAAAGCCATCTGTCCACTCTGGCTGCCGATGGCTTGGCGGCCCCTCCGGAAGCGGATGGCGACGAATGGTCAGAGTACAAGCGATTGCTTAACCTGATCGCCAATACCTATGAAACTCATCTTGATGCTTTGAATAAATTGAATGCTGTGCGCATTGCTCGGCAAGATTTTAATCAGCAAGCATCGGCTTGGTTGGGTTTTCCGGACCCCGGACCTTATTCTGTCGATTTTGTCGATGATTTATGGAAGCAGCTGCGAGCCAAGGAGCGAGAAATCGAAGCAGTCCGTATCGAACAAGCGATGTATGCCAGTCTCTTAGAATCTCGACGGCTTGCGCTTCGTAGTTCCGAACAGGCGTTAAGGAAAGCTCAAGAACAACTGGAAGCGGCCTTACCTGCAGCGGCTGACCGTTTGCGTTGGTATAGGGATCTGAGCGCGCTTCGCAATCAATTTGATCAAGCGCGCGTCGCATCAATCGATACCGAGCGCGAACTTCGGGACGAAATGTTGAGTTTGCGCAGTGGTCAAAATGAACTGCTGCTTCGCCAAGTGAGGACCGCAAGTTTGGTATCGCCTCTTAGCGAACAGGATCGCGACGCCAAGCTAGCGGTCTTAACTCAGCTGCAGTTTGAATTGGATAAAGAAACTCAGCAAGCGATTGAAAGTGATCGGATGCTTCAGAAGCAATGGCATCAAACCAGCGAGCGAATACGGGAGGCTGAGGCATTCTCCAGCGCCCTACTTCCGGAGGTGGCCGAACAGCAGAAGCATAATATCGAACGATTGAAGTCCGCATTAAGTACGCAAGTCATCGAAGCCGAGGCATCGAGTTCGACGCTCAAGGTCATGCGGTTGTTGGGCAGAATAGTGGTCGCTCGCCGTCATCTTTGGGAAACACGCTATCGAATCGAAAACGACAGCGATCCAAAAACGCTTGAGGATGCATTGGATGAGATTAATAAAGGACATGATCAATTAATATTATGGCAGCAGTTTTTCCTTTCCAGTTTCAATAAAACGCGCAGCCTTTTGGACAATCAGGAAAAAAAGCTAGCCGATTGGAAACCCGAATACGGCGATCGCGAATTGGCAGAGCGAGAGAGGCTGGCTTATTCCCTGCAAGAGTCGGTTTTACGGCGCATAGCCGGCGAAGTTGATGAGTTGGATGCGATGCTGCGCAGTTTGAAGCAATCGGTTCAATTGCGTTATGAAGGCATTACTTTAAGCGAACGTCTGAATGAACTCTATATCAATGTTGGCGGTTTGGTCGGTAACTTGTGGGATTTTGAGCTTTTTACGGTTGCCGACAAAATCGTTGCCGAAGGTAGGGAGATTGTCAGCCAGCGCAGCGTAACTGTTGGCAAGATTGTCCGTATGTTATTGATTTTGGGAATCGGATTATGGCTAGTCGCCAGAATAGCCGATTGTGGCAATCAGTTGATGTTGAAATATCTGCCCGGACGAGAAAGTGGGATACTGCTAAGCTTAAGGTTATTTACGTTATTCGCAGTCATCGCAATCGTCGTGTATGCGTTAGTTAGAGTTCACATACCGCTCACAGTATTTACATTTTTCGGTGGCGCATTGGCAATCGGCATCGGGTTCGGCGCGCAAAATATTATCAATAACTTTATCAGCGGCTTGATCTTATTGGTGGAACGCCCGATTAAGTTGGGTGATATCGTCGATGTTGAGGGAGTACGAGGTACGATAACGCATATCGGCAGTCGCTGTTGTCAAGTGCATTGTTTCGACGGTATCGATATGCTGATACCGAACAGCAGTTTCTTAGAAAAGAGCGTCACAAACTGGACGCTCTCCGATCAGTCTATCCGCTGCTCGATTACCGTCGGCATCGCTTACGGTTCGTCGGTTCGCGAAGCGTTACTATTGGTTGGGCAAGCGGCCGGTGAACATGGATTGGTGCTCAAATCGCCTGCTCCTGAAGTCTATCTGGAGGAGTTCGGTAACGATGCGCTCAATTTGACCTTGGACTTTTGGGTCGGAAATTTGAAACAAATCAACCGCCGCCGCGTGATGAGCGATATCCGCCATCGCATCGTCAAACTGTTTAACGAACGAGGTATCGAGATTGCGTTTCCTCAGCGTGACATACATTTGGATAGTTCAAAGCCATTCAAAGTAGAGCTTGTCAAGTCGGAGAACGAAACACCATCCAAATTGAAATGCACAATCGATAGGACGGAAGCATGA
- a CDS encoding biotin/lipoyl-binding protein, which yields MGNELLNKLVVPANNQPFSFFHKQQHSDCTRHHEQPKFRGKRGSAKNELSPRGIDNYQNQDNLYGNTLTICIRMKNRKKTFLSALVFCSTVVLKGCQEQQDTVANEPPVRPLKLLTIGDISSDKSLKMPGTVRASDRVDLAFQVSGPLIELPVKEGQPVKKGDLLARIDPRDYETNLRNTMGTLGNR from the coding sequence TTGGGTAATGAGTTGCTGAATAAATTAGTGGTTCCAGCGAACAACCAGCCATTTTCGTTCTTCCACAAGCAGCAGCATTCCGATTGCACAAGGCATCATGAACAACCAAAATTCCGGGGCAAAAGGGGCAGTGCCAAAAACGAATTGTCCCCAAGGGGTATAGACAATTATCAGAATCAAGACAATCTCTACGGCAACACATTAACAATCTGCATCAGGATGAAGAATCGGAAAAAAACGTTTTTGTCGGCGTTGGTATTTTGCAGTACCGTGGTTTTGAAGGGTTGTCAGGAACAACAAGACACGGTAGCCAATGAGCCGCCGGTTAGACCCCTTAAGTTACTAACAATTGGTGACATCTCCTCCGATAAATCCCTAAAAATGCCAGGGACCGTAAGAGCTTCGGATCGTGTCGATCTTGCTTTTCAGGTGTCAGGCCCCTTGATTGAATTACCGGTCAAGGAAGGTCAACCCGTCAAAAAAGGCGATCTGCTTGCCCGCATCGACCCTCGCGACTATGAAACCAATCTGCGTAACACGATGGGTACTTTAGGGAATCGCTGA
- a CDS encoding pyridoxamine 5'-phosphate oxidase family protein produces MNDFFSPQQRQMQDEHDTRKLADRLQQIIVERHVNEQHQPFIESRDFFFLTTIDHRGYPTCSYKGGNPGLVRVVNPGELAFPSYDGNGMFLSMGNIQGNAKIGMLFIDFETPHRIRVHGDASTHSDDSLLAEYPGAELIVRVKISELFINCPRYIHRMSRIASSSYVPQEDKETPLPQWKRIDLLQDALPACDRHIAERLGGIITIEEYSDRVVKSDD; encoded by the coding sequence ATGAATGACTTTTTCAGCCCTCAGCAACGCCAAATGCAGGACGAGCACGACACACGCAAATTGGCGGACAGACTGCAGCAGATCATCGTTGAACGGCACGTCAATGAGCAACATCAACCCTTTATAGAAAGCCGGGATTTTTTCTTTCTTACCACGATTGATCATAGAGGCTACCCCACCTGTTCTTATAAGGGCGGCAATCCAGGTCTTGTAAGAGTGGTCAATCCCGGTGAACTGGCTTTTCCCAGCTACGACGGCAATGGCATGTTTCTTTCAATGGGCAATATTCAGGGCAATGCCAAAATCGGCATGCTGTTTATCGATTTTGAAACACCGCACCGTATACGCGTTCATGGCGATGCATCCACGCATTCAGACGATTCTCTTTTAGCGGAATATCCGGGTGCAGAATTGATTGTCCGGGTAAAAATAAGTGAACTCTTCATCAACTGTCCACGTTATATCCATAGAATGAGCCGCATCGCCTCGTCAAGCTATGTCCCTCAGGAGGATAAGGAAACACCCCTGCCCCAGTGGAAACGCATCGATCTATTGCAAGATGCGTTACCCGCCTGTGACCGGCACATTGCCGAGCGTTTGGGCGGCATCATCACTATCGAAGAATATAGCGATAGGGTCGTCAAAAGTGATGATTGA
- a CDS encoding YebC/PmpR family DNA-binding transcriptional regulator — translation MGRAYQNRKDSMAKTSDAKAKVYSKYGREIYVCAKSGGIDPLGNLALRGLIERAKKDQVPTHVIEKAIDKAKGGGGEDFAPARYEGFGPGGCKVIVDCLTDNPNRTFGDVRQCFTKTKCKIGTQGTVSHMFDHAAILAFKQDDDESVLEALLAADVDVIDIETDAGKITVFTPQADYFKAKQALTDALGEIDYDVDEIQFLPKGTTLLTGDDVAMFEKFLDMLNELDDVQNVFHDAEF, via the coding sequence ATGGGTAGAGCGTATCAAAACCGAAAAGATTCCATGGCTAAAACGTCTGATGCCAAGGCGAAGGTCTACAGCAAATATGGCCGTGAAATCTATGTGTGCGCTAAGTCAGGGGGCATTGACCCGCTCGGAAATTTAGCATTACGCGGACTGATTGAGCGGGCCAAGAAAGATCAAGTGCCTACTCACGTTATTGAAAAAGCCATAGACAAGGCAAAAGGCGGTGGCGGTGAGGATTTCGCGCCGGCGCGCTACGAAGGTTTTGGCCCGGGCGGTTGTAAAGTGATTGTGGATTGTCTGACCGACAATCCTAACCGGACGTTTGGGGATGTTCGCCAATGTTTCACCAAAACAAAATGTAAAATCGGCACCCAAGGCACCGTCAGTCATATGTTTGATCATGCCGCTATCCTGGCCTTTAAACAGGATGACGATGAAAGTGTTCTTGAAGCCTTACTGGCCGCCGATGTTGATGTTATTGATATCGAGACGGACGCCGGTAAGATCACCGTTTTTACTCCCCAGGCCGACTACTTTAAAGCCAAACAAGCCTTAACGGATGCCTTGGGCGAAATTGATTATGATGTGGACGAAATTCAATTTTTGCCAAAAGGCACAACGCTTCTTACGGGCGATGATGTGGCAATGTTTGAAAAGTTTTTAGACATGCTCAATGAATTGGATGACGTGCAAAATGTTTTCCATGATGCCGAATTTTGA
- a CDS encoding DUF2092 domain-containing protein, which yields MKTNKQSLLRTALYAAVLSSTISCVGEQEVMRHETLADALPAAKSVELQPPVAGNILKRMADYLAKTPQFTVNLTDNFDVIQDTGQKIEFGESRKITVSRPNGLRVELEESSGEKHTVVYDGKDITVFNPSQNVYAQTAKPGGIDEAVMYFLRDLHMRLPLAMLLTSRFPAEIESRTQALDYVEMTSIHGIPTHHLAGRTETVDYQVWIADGAQPLPIRIVLTYKNAEGQPQFRAQFSDWNLTPQISDKQFAFTPPEGARKISFVAQLPIGTAITPAHSGGKQ from the coding sequence ATGAAAACAAATAAACAATCGTTACTCAGGACGGCCCTCTACGCGGCGGTTTTGAGTTCCACCATCAGCTGTGTTGGTGAGCAGGAAGTGATGCGCCACGAAACGCTGGCGGACGCCCTGCCTGCTGCCAAGTCTGTCGAACTGCAGCCCCCGGTAGCCGGGAACATACTCAAGCGCATGGCAGATTATCTGGCCAAAACTCCGCAATTTACCGTTAATTTAACCGATAATTTTGACGTCATTCAGGACACAGGCCAAAAAATCGAGTTCGGCGAGAGCCGGAAAATTACCGTCAGTAGACCTAACGGTTTGCGTGTCGAGCTTGAAGAAAGCAGTGGTGAAAAGCATACCGTTGTCTATGACGGCAAGGACATCACCGTGTTCAATCCATCTCAAAACGTTTATGCACAGACTGCCAAACCAGGCGGTATCGACGAGGCGGTCATGTATTTTCTAAGGGATTTGCATATGCGTTTGCCGCTTGCCATGCTGTTAACCTCCCGCTTTCCGGCCGAAATTGAAAGCCGCACCCAAGCGCTGGACTATGTGGAGATGACTTCAATACACGGGATACCTACTCATCATCTGGCCGGACGCACTGAAACAGTGGATTATCAGGTTTGGATTGCAGACGGTGCTCAACCCTTACCCATCCGCATCGTGTTGACCTACAAAAATGCAGAGGGCCAGCCTCAGTTCAGAGCGCAATTTTCTGATTGGAATCTGACGCCTCAAATCAGCGATAAACAGTTTGCATTTACGCCACCCGAGGGAGCCCGGAAAATTTCTTTTGTCGCCCAATTACCCATCGGCACGGCTATAACCCCGGCTCATTCTGGAGGTAAACAATGA
- a CDS encoding glycine zipper family protein, with translation MNTTSKKIRNTLMISALLLAAGSMNAWAQNLMIYPAAGQSPQQQQQDRYQCHNWAVQQSGYDPSNPPVQSSTQRGAALPETLRGGARGAAAGAAIGAIAGDAGKGAAIGAAAGGMKRGFQERDRQKQAASAPPPGLDNYNRGMKSCLGALGYTVN, from the coding sequence ATGAATACAACTAGCAAAAAAATTCGTAACACGCTGATGATCAGTGCTTTGTTGCTGGCCGCAGGATCAATGAATGCCTGGGCACAGAATTTGATGATTTACCCTGCTGCCGGGCAAAGTCCTCAACAACAACAGCAAGACCGGTATCAATGCCATAACTGGGCTGTTCAACAGTCCGGTTATGATCCCAGTAATCCGCCTGTGCAAAGTTCAACTCAGCGAGGAGCTGCTTTACCGGAAACGCTCAGAGGGGGTGCTCGCGGTGCTGCTGCAGGCGCGGCTATCGGCGCGATTGCCGGCGATGCAGGTAAAGGTGCCGCGATAGGCGCGGCCGCAGGGGGGATGAAACGCGGATTTCAGGAGCGCGACCGTCAGAAACAAGCCGCGTCAGCACCGCCTCCCGGATTAGATAACTATAACCGGGGCATGAAGTCCTGTCTGGGAGCACTGGGATATACAGTCAATTGA
- a CDS encoding DUF3313 domain-containing protein, whose amino-acid sequence MAGNLNQNIVSIFGLALILTLSGCSPIKQARNVTESSFLGDYSQLKEGQDGEALKLYINPSYQQSCNTYNKVLIEPVSLWVRDNSDLADLDSEERSTLVNHLHGSLVNELGKHYQIVNTPQPGTLRIRTAITEAEGSWVVLDTVSSFVPQLLVMSKLKEIATGTATFVGRASGEAEITDAVTGERFAAAVDSIVGAKSVTGVTSQWDDVTRAFDAWSGRLAYRLVNCGQRPPEE is encoded by the coding sequence ATGGCAGGTAACCTTAATCAAAACATCGTCAGTATTTTCGGGCTGGCCCTGATTTTAACCCTATCGGGATGTTCCCCAATTAAACAGGCACGCAATGTTACCGAATCCAGTTTTTTGGGTGATTATTCGCAGCTGAAGGAAGGACAGGACGGTGAGGCGCTCAAGCTTTATATCAACCCGAGTTATCAACAATCCTGTAATACGTATAACAAAGTGCTGATTGAGCCGGTCAGTCTCTGGGTTCGAGATAACAGCGATCTGGCGGATCTTGATTCAGAAGAAAGGTCAACACTGGTAAATCATCTGCACGGTTCACTGGTGAACGAGTTGGGTAAACATTACCAGATCGTCAACACGCCGCAACCAGGAACTTTGCGGATCAGAACAGCAATTACCGAAGCCGAAGGATCGTGGGTGGTCCTCGATACTGTCTCTTCATTTGTACCCCAGTTGTTGGTAATGTCAAAATTGAAGGAAATAGCTACCGGAACGGCAACCTTCGTTGGCCGGGCCAGCGGGGAAGCCGAAATTACTGATGCCGTAACCGGCGAACGGTTTGCTGCGGCTGTTGACAGTATCGTAGGCGCCAAATCGGTAACCGGCGTAACCAGTCAATGGGACGATGTCACCAGAGCCTTTGATGCATGGTCGGGTCGATTGGCCTACCGATTGGTAAATTGCGGCCAAAGACCTCCTGAAGAGTAA
- a CDS encoding lipid-binding SYLF domain-containing protein: MIQLQFITNRPPQNQAQRQSWPIIGLLLVSLSILTGCQSMGGNDSGSRTNAAQIDREVDAALAKLYETTPSARHLAAKAKGILVFPNVIKAGFIGGAEYGKGAMRKKGRTSGYYNIVAGSYGLQAGVQSFGYAMFFMNDTALASLDSSRGLEIGVGPSIVVLDEGMAKKVTSTTLRDDVYAFVFGQRGLMAGLGLQGSKITRVNP; encoded by the coding sequence ATGATACAGCTGCAATTCATTACTAATCGCCCGCCTCAAAATCAGGCGCAGCGCCAATCCTGGCCAATCATTGGCCTTTTGCTTGTGTCTTTATCGATACTGACTGGCTGCCAATCCATGGGTGGGAATGATTCAGGCTCAAGGACCAATGCGGCTCAAATTGATCGTGAAGTGGATGCTGCCCTGGCCAAGCTTTACGAAACAACGCCTTCGGCCAGGCATCTTGCGGCTAAAGCCAAGGGGATACTGGTATTTCCGAATGTTATTAAGGCCGGATTTATTGGGGGTGCCGAATACGGCAAGGGTGCTATGAGAAAAAAAGGCAGAACCAGCGGCTATTATAATATCGTTGCCGGCTCTTATGGTCTGCAAGCCGGCGTGCAATCGTTCGGATACGCGATGTTTTTCATGAACGATACCGCATTAGCGAGTCTTGACAGTAGCAGGGGACTGGAAATCGGCGTGGGTCCGTCTATTGTGGTTCTGGATGAAGGTATGGCCAAGAAAGTCACCAGCACTACGCTTCGCGATGATGTCTACGCTTTTGTATTCGGGCAGCGAGGCCTCATGGCAGGATTGGGTTTACAAGGTTCCAAAATTACCCGGGTAAATCCATAA